In one window of Calypte anna isolate BGI_N300 chromosome 1, bCalAnn1_v1.p, whole genome shotgun sequence DNA:
- the PIGA gene encoding phosphatidylinositol N-acetylglucosaminyltransferase subunit A: MAPGSAQGAPAAGRYGPGMAARGPKGRAHCVCMVSDFFYPNMGGVESHVYQLSQCLIERGHKVLVVTHAYGHRKGIRYLTSGLKVYYLPLKVMYNQSTATTLFHSLPLLRYIFVRERVTIVHAHSSFSAMAHDALFHAKTMGLRTVFTDHSLFGFADVSSVLTNKLLTVSLCDTNHIICVSYTSKENTVLRAALDPRIVSVIPNAVDPTDFTPDPSRRDDSTITIVVVSRLVYRKGIDLLTGIIPELCQKYPELHFLVGGEGPKRIILEEVRERYQLHDRVRLLGALEHQDVRNVLVQGHIFLNTSLTEAFCMAIVEAASCGLQVVSTRVGGIPEVLPDNLIILCEPSVKSLCDGLEKAIAQLRSGTLPSPDTVHNKVKTFYTWRNVAERTEKVYDRVADEVVLPMDERLTRLMSHCGPVTGCIFSLFAVLNFLFLVFLRWMTPDSIIDVAIDATGPEGAWTKQYFLGKKGRVKEGLPNS, translated from the exons ATGGCGCCGGGAAGCGCCCAAGGAGCGCCGGCGGCCGGCAG GTACGGGCCCGGGATGGCGGCCCGGGGTCCGAAGGGGAGGGCTCACTGTGTCTGCATGGTATCGGACTTCTTCTACCCCAACATGGGGGGCGTGGAGAGCCATGTGTACCAGCTGTCGCAGTGCCTCATCGAGCGGGGCCACAAGGTCCTGGTGGTCACCCACGCCTACGGCCACCGGAAGGGCATCCGCTACCTCACCAGCGGGCTGAAGGTGTACTACTTGCCCCTGAAGGTAATGTACAACCAGTCCACGGCGACGACGCTCTTCCACAGCCTGCCCCTGCTCAGGTACATATTTGTGCGGGAGAGGGTCACCATCGTCCACGCCCACAGCTCCTTCTCTGCCATGGCCCATGACGCCCTCTTCCACGCCAAGACCATGGGGCTGCGGACAGTGTTCACGGACCACTCCCTCTTTGGGTTTGCGGATGTCAGCTCGGTGCTCACCAACAAACTTCTGACGGTGTCGCTCTGTGATACGAACCACATCATCTGTGTCTCCTACACAAGTAAGGAGAACACGGTGCTGAGAGCAGCTTTGGACCCTCGGATAGTCTCTGTCATCCCCAATGCTGTCGATCCCACCGACTTCACTCCAGACCCGTCAAGGAGGGATGACAGTACGATAACAATTGTTGTTGTCAGTAGACTTGTTTACAGAAAAG GTATAGATTTGCTTACTGGTATAATTCCTGAACTCTGCCAGAAATATCCAGAATTACATTTCTTAGTTGGAGGAGAAGGGCCCAAACGAATCATACTGGAAGAAGTCCGGGAAAGATACCAGCTACATGACAG GGTACGACTCTTAGGAGCCTTGGAACACCAGGATGTTAGAAACGTTCTAGTTCAGGGGCATATTTTTCTCAACACTTCCCTCACTGAGGCCTTTTGCATGGCAATTGTAGAAGCAGCAAGCTGTGGTTTAcag GTGGTGAGTACCAGAGTTGGTGGGATTCCTGAGGTGCTTCCGGATAATCTCATTATTTTGTGTGAACCCTCTGTGAAATCTTTGTGTGATGGATTAGAAAAAGCTATTGCCCAGCTCAGATCAGGAACACTCCCATCTCCAGACACAGTTCATAATAAAGTAAAGACATTTTATACATGGAGGAATGTAGCAGAGAGGACTGAGAAA gTGTATGACAGGGTTGCAGATGAAGTGGTTTTACCAATGGATGAGCGACTTACCAGGCTCATGTCTCACTGTGGCCCAGTGACTGGgtgtattttttctctctttgctgttCTGAACTTCCTTTTCCTGGTGTTTCTGAGGTGGATGACTCCAGATTCCATTATTGATGTTGCAATAGATGCCACAGGACCTGAAGGTGCATGGACTAAACAGtattttttggggaaaaaaggaagagttaaaGAAGGACTTCCAAACTCCTAA